Proteins co-encoded in one Gracilimonas sp. genomic window:
- the pncA gene encoding bifunctional nicotinamidase/pyrazinamidase has translation MRALVIVDIQNDFCPGGALAVPGGDEIIEPVNKLTTGFDCIVQTQDWHPQDHLSFASNHDGKEPYETIEMDYGEQVLWPDHCVQGTKGADFHPNLKTDPSQLIVRKGFRKHIDSYSAFFENDNETVTGLHGYLQERGVSELFVVGLATDFCVKWTVLDGLKLGYDVHLVEDAVRGIDIDGSVDTAMREMKDAGVVLTHSKKL, from the coding sequence ATGAGAGCTTTAGTGATTGTTGATATTCAGAACGACTTTTGTCCGGGCGGAGCACTGGCCGTACCCGGCGGCGATGAAATCATTGAGCCGGTTAACAAACTGACCACCGGATTTGATTGCATCGTTCAAACGCAGGATTGGCATCCTCAGGACCATCTCTCCTTTGCTTCCAATCATGATGGCAAAGAGCCCTATGAAACCATTGAAATGGATTATGGGGAGCAGGTGCTTTGGCCTGATCACTGCGTACAGGGAACCAAAGGGGCTGACTTTCATCCCAATTTAAAAACTGATCCTTCTCAGCTCATCGTCCGAAAAGGATTTCGAAAACACATCGATTCCTACTCTGCTTTTTTTGAAAATGACAATGAAACCGTTACCGGCTTACACGGCTACCTGCAGGAGCGGGGAGTCAGTGAATTGTTTGTAGTTGGGTTAGCCACCGACTTCTGCGTAAAATGGACGGTTCTGGATGGACTGAAACTTGGTTATGATGTACACCTGGTTGAAGATGCCGTTCGAGGTATCGATATTGATGGATCGGTGGATACTGCCATGCGGGAAATGAAAGATGCCGGTGTAGTTCTAACACATTCAAAAAAACTTTGA
- a CDS encoding nicotinate phosphoribosyltransferase, producing the protein MLLQKPTLYTDFYELTMAQGYFLSGRHQQPANFDYFFRSLPFNGGYVVFAGLSDLLEIIENFTFHEDELAYLKEQGFKSDFLSYLKDFQFQGDFYSVKEGEVIFANEPVLRVEGNILETQILETVILNTLNFESLIATKASRIKLAAGDKSVLDFGLRRSQGLGGLQASKASVIGGIGGSSNVLSGKMYDIDVSGTMAHSWVQSFGDELTAFRTYARHYPDASILLVDTYDTLKSGVPNAIKVAKELEEKGHKLIAIRLDSGDLAYLARQSRNMLDNAGLDYVQIAASNQLDEYVIKSLLDQDAPIDLFGVGTKLVTAYDDPALDGVYKLSSINGNPTLKISENIEKITLPDTKKIVRYLNEDGSFYCDGVLLDDEGEQDVVYHPHVTHKSSKVAELKSETLLSKIVDQGRVTITPPKPKQSAAYARERLAKLNQEHKRFDNPHVYKVGVSKKLRDLKDQLVQKG; encoded by the coding sequence ATGCTCTTACAAAAACCAACGCTGTACACCGACTTCTATGAACTCACGATGGCTCAGGGATACTTCCTATCCGGTCGTCATCAGCAACCCGCTAATTTTGATTATTTCTTCCGAAGCCTCCCCTTCAATGGCGGTTATGTGGTTTTTGCCGGACTATCTGACCTTCTGGAAATCATCGAAAATTTCACCTTTCACGAGGATGAATTAGCCTACCTGAAAGAACAGGGTTTTAAGAGTGATTTCCTGAGCTATTTAAAAGATTTTCAGTTTCAGGGTGATTTTTATTCGGTGAAGGAAGGCGAAGTCATTTTTGCCAATGAACCGGTACTTCGTGTTGAGGGAAACATCCTGGAAACGCAGATACTGGAAACCGTGATACTGAACACGCTGAATTTTGAGTCTTTGATTGCCACCAAGGCTTCCCGTATTAAACTGGCAGCCGGTGATAAATCTGTTTTGGATTTTGGGCTGAGAAGATCACAGGGGTTGGGTGGCTTGCAGGCTTCCAAAGCTTCGGTTATTGGTGGCATAGGTGGATCTTCCAATGTATTGTCCGGTAAGATGTATGACATTGACGTGAGCGGAACCATGGCTCACTCCTGGGTGCAATCATTCGGGGATGAACTCACGGCTTTCAGAACCTATGCCCGGCATTATCCTGATGCCTCCATCCTGCTGGTGGATACCTACGACACCCTGAAAAGCGGAGTTCCCAACGCCATTAAAGTTGCCAAAGAACTGGAGGAAAAGGGACATAAACTCATTGCTATTCGACTTGACAGCGGCGACCTGGCTTACCTTGCCCGCCAAAGCCGAAACATGCTGGACAATGCCGGTTTAGACTACGTTCAGATCGCTGCATCTAATCAGCTTGATGAGTATGTAATAAAAAGCCTGCTCGATCAGGATGCCCCAATCGACTTATTTGGAGTGGGCACAAAACTGGTAACCGCTTATGACGATCCCGCCCTGGACGGCGTGTATAAACTGAGCTCCATCAATGGAAACCCAACGTTGAAGATCTCGGAAAACATTGAGAAAATAACCCTTCCTGATACCAAAAAGATTGTGCGATATCTCAATGAAGATGGCAGTTTTTATTGTGATGGGGTTTTACTGGACGATGAAGGTGAACAAGACGTAGTTTATCATCCCCACGTAACTCATAAATCTTCTAAGGTAGCTGAGTTGAAATCAGAAACTTTACTGAGTAAGATCGTGGATCAGGGTCGGGTTACTATCACCCCGCCAAAACCAAAGCAAAGTGCAGCATATGCCCGTGAACGGTTAGCGAAACTAAATCAGGAGCATAAACGCTTTGATAATCCCCATGTGTACAAAGTGGGTGTAAGTAAGAAACTACGAGACTTAAAAGATCAATTAGTCCAAAAAGGTTAG